The Hippocampus zosterae strain Florida chromosome 2, ASM2543408v3, whole genome shotgun sequence genome contains the following window.
AGTTTGCTGCTAATGAATACAACCACCAGTGTCGTCCCCTCGGTGTCAGGAATTTTATGTTCATCACCATCGTACAAAAATCATCAGTGccataaaaaaagagaatgcaCTTTGTAAGTgaaatttatttacaaaaaaaaattgggtaaTTGACCATCAAAATATTCTACAATACCAAAACAGATGAAAATCATATCAAACCCATTTTAATGCAGCTCTAATTTTCTTGACTAATAACCTTCGTCATTCATTTCTTTTCCGAccaaaacgaaaacaaaaatacaagtcATTAATTTCCTGTAAAATGTGCCAattatgtaaaaacatgaaacgTATTGCGTAAAAGCGTGAAAAGTACAAAATGTGAACGAGTTGGCTTTGTGGCGGAGTCCCCAACTTCTGCTGCGACCTTGGTCCCATCCTGCAGCAGGGCGCAGAGGCCGGTGCTTCTGTATTGCATCCGAATGCAATGCCATTCAAACTAAAATCTCGCCGTGTCTCAACCCAACCATGACAAAGAACTTAATGAAATCGTTTAAATGAGCGAGCTTATCCATTCTGTTTCAACATGACAAGTTTTTACGCGGCTAGTAGGCTATCACGTTTTTACATGgatgattttcacattttgacatgatcatttttcacatttttacatcGGTATCATGATATTTGATAGTTTTCACGGTTTTGGTATAGTATGCTGTATTAAAGTTTGTATTTATGCTCAAGGAAAACGTCGACGATATGAATTATTAATTTAGTTGACTAAAATTGCTCTGTTTTTAAGCGTCTCAAATTGGACTAAATCTGAAAAATAACCAGATGACAAAATCTGTAATCAATTTTAATCGATTCAATTGAACCGAAGCTGTTTGACAGATCCTCTGTCATGGAAGCTAAGacacgactcaacatgtcaattagttatgacacgtccGCTTggccattttgtgcacaatttaaaaaacttATACTAatcatgttgacttttttctgtttttaataaatacatttttttaaatgtcttgaatttgtaaacaaaaaacaatcacatttttatttttcactaatgaagggttcggtgaatgtgcatatgaacttggtacctctaacaaggttaaggaCCACTGCTATaattaaaacaacataaaaatgtcTCGTCAAAGTAAACGCTCTCTTATGGcactacctttaaaaaaaatggcttcctgATGATTTCATatcaataaataacataaataaaCCATGCACCAGAAGTGTGCTTGCTCTGTACAGTAAAGTTTCTCCATAACTTCACAATcacatacttccttgacacaaaataatgttttattttgagccTGGGCTTTGGCATATTGTGGCATCTTGGCGCATTGAAGAAaggactaaaaaaacaaaaacgacacaaaaaaaaaatgaagaaacacatttgtAAATGGCAAACCATGAGTGGACACTATATTACAAATCGAAATAAATGGGGACAATATGTGTCCTGTCTTTTCACATCGTGGCCTCtcttgaacctttttttttttaaaaatctatactGACTGAAATCTTCTGCCTCTTTTCAGGTGCCTTGACCGCCTTCATCGCAGGCTTTGTTAAAATCCGCTGGAATATCTGGTCAGAGCTTGTCATTGGTGTGATCACAGCAGTGCAAGCTGGCCTGCTACTTGTCATGGGCACCACTGACAATATCTGGGTCTGTTACGTGGCCTACGTACTCTTCAGGAGCTTCTACCAGTTCCTGGTGCCTATTGCCACGTAAGTGCGCTGCAGTCATATTTGCATATCAAGTGGCCCAAGGACAACCATGGTGGGTCTGATGAAGGGGGGATTTGATGTGCAGTTTCCAGATTGCGTCGTCACTCACCAAGGAGCTTTGTGCCTTGGTTTTTGGCATCAACACTTTCCTGGGGACCATCCTGAAGAGCGTCATCAACCTGATTTTTTCCGACAAGAGGGGGCTGGCTTTGGATGTGCACAGCCAGGTATGTGGACACGCAAGAACTTGGCCAACATGGTTCATAGATGTCATGCTATTTGCTCACATGtcatggatgttttctcagGACTGTGTTTAGATCTTtgtttgctccttttttttgaggggggggtcaCTCATCTCATACTTACCGTAGCGatcaaaagtttggaaacacCTTCAAATTCAACCAGAGAAACGCACATtaaaaggtcaagaaattcaaGTTATTAACTCTTGATAATACACAGCGGTGAACTGAAAGTCATTCCAGGTTATTAAACATCATCCACATCGTAAAGCGGAATGAGAAAATAGCAAGATGTGCAAAGCCGTTATCGGGCAGAAGGTGCCTATAGGAATCTAAATGATAAAACATTGTGTTTTAACCAACCAAATAACTCCCATTAATGTCTTTATAGTGTTTTTGATTTAAGTATCAATCTGCAATTCaggaaattttaaaataataaaaacaaatgtagccgggtctttggaaagactggactggacacaaaataatttttaggtgggctttattcccaactgaacaatgaaaaattgttcagcattaagatgaaagactgagatgttaactgaattttaaaagaggtcgaaaagggatctaagagatcaaagaaaatcatttaacagattacagacaattacgccacaatagacaacagcagtggcttgcttaataggaaaacagaaataaaaatacattatttacaagccacaatacttcttagtgcggaacaaataatcattacaacccaatgttttgagatgcagccacacttactcgatatgttccgctgtgttgggtgtgtacaaagcacgtggtcaaacacaaatgatctcccctctaaagaacagataacacagttcatataatttacagtaaaaaaacatatttacatcttataacattgcgaacacttacgctgtacagctgttcacacgactcactagtggtagatttcaaactccaacccaaaccactccagatattgtgctctacaaataccattcaactaattaatcatctgtccaaaattagcacctaacatgcgtcatggtaaactagttaccaattacctgaatatcgccagggttacgaggacgatcatgggtgtatcaagttgggacaagcagtggcacagttcagcgactaccctcctttacgtgcatgtcaccctttctggtctgattctcacacgctgcatatgttcccgcgtgttttattctagtgtggctcttaaagtgacagtgctacatttgttaaacaaggaagccttcactacaagcatctaagtaaggtccACCTggttacacaaacaaacactgaattATAGGATCtttccaaacttttgactggtACTGCAAGTCAGAGCCGAAATTTAAATCTAGAACCTCCTGGCTGTGACTTGACATGTTGCCTTAATTGTGCAACTTTAAAACTATTCTTGCAACCTTGTCTAATTTAGGCTCTGTGTAATTGTTGCctttctgcttttttctttcttttacagtTTCTTGTGTACTTTATTTACTTTGCCCTGCTGACCGTTGGTTACTTAGCAAGCGCAGTGGTCGTCATCTTCTGTCACTTTAGAAAGCAGCCCAAGAGGCAAGGAATCGACCAACAGCCCAAGTCTACTGAACTCAGCAACATGATCCCTGAGGCAGAACCTTTGTCCAATGGCAAAAATTCCGAGACATTGCAGTGACCATCGACTGTATTAATGAGCCATAATCATGCTCAAGTGCCTCAACTGCTGGCTGATACAGGAGCCTcggtttgctttaaaaaaaaattaattcagtgCACTTACAGTAATGACAAAGTTCAATGTTGATAGCCCGAATGAGCCGAGTTTGATTGTCCTGATTCAGTGACGGCGAATTAATGATTCCATTGTGATCATGACAGAACTGCAGCTATCAACTGTGATGTTTATATCCATGAAATCACTCCATTGGATTTAGTTTAGGTCTGTATCAATAATCAAACATTAAACTCGCTTTAGTTTAGAAGTTCCCTTCAGTGTCATCCCAGCGTTGATGGTGATAGTTGCACATTTTTATGAAGACTTTTTTTAGaggaaaaatatgcaatgaAATAGGATATACACAGAAGAAAACGCATTGGAAGAAATTACAATTGTTTTATGGAGACttaaatttacatttgtttCCGGTTCACGGCCTTGCAGGTTTTCTGATGTTTGGTGATAGGATTGTTGCTTTTACTCCCACACACACGTGGGCTGGACACTTATGAGAATGTAGTGATTCCAAATGCAACAGCAGCATTTtgcagcttttaaaaaaaaaaaagttttttgttgtttcgaaGCAATGGCTGGAGTACACGAGATGACTGTTTTTGAGTAGGATTATACATTACTCAGTGTGAGATTTAAGTTAATGTTACAATATACCTTGTATCTTATGTTATCAGTGAGTTTGTCTGaatgttgtaaaaaaaacttaatcaggtgttcattttttcagtatttttgtgTACGATTAAAGCGAGTAGATAACATTCGAATCCCCAGCCTCAGTTTGTGCACTGGCATGTCCATGTTGGTTGTTTGGTCAGCTTTTTCTGATCAGCACCCCTCAgtctgtttagtttttttaaccgTCAAAGCTATTTTTGCAGCTGCAGCCTTGAATCTTACATGGCAATCATAAaacaaatttgaccacacaaacgAGTTTGTGTCCCAATGGCCAACTCGCCAGTTACAAGATCACATGCGGCAATACAGCTTCTAATCGGAAAGCTATGATGCCGTTTCCTACATTTGAAGCAGTTTCTTTACAGGGGACACATTGTACAAGATTTATTGACTGGCTGCTTTCACATGGTTCAAGTGGAAATTGACAACATGCTCCAACGTTTTAGTGTTTTATTAGACAGCAATATACGATGCATCTACTTGGACTCATTTGCAAACCAAAATAAGATTGAATAACAAAAGGGGATATGTGCAAGGCAGTCTACAACAATTGCTGTGGTGTCACTTTAAAAGCATATCATAAAACTCGAAGTAGATTGACAAGGGGtgaaaaataatcatgatttaaaggacatgcaaaaaaacaagtggCATCAAATGAGTTACAGTGTTAAAAAAAGTCAGGTGTATAAAAAATGCTCTCAGAACTGCTCAGTGATGTGATTGTTGATGGACAAACGTTTGATCCCGCATCTGCTCCCTCACATCAGTGCAATCCCACTCCACAGTTGCGCTGTAACCAAAGTACATCCTCAGATGACACAGCCTGTGTCACCCTGTCACCCTGGTGCTGACCCGTGTCGCTATGTTGGCCAACAATATAGCACACGCTAGAGGATTTCCTGGTACAGTATTGTCTCGGGTTCACGTTTCAGTCCTATTGCCTggtttcccttttttcttggagacacacacacacgcacacacacactagcataAAACTTGAAGCGTGTGCAACTGTTAAGAGAGTGATCTCGGGTATTGGGCCATCTACGTCATTGGTGTTTCCTCTGCAAAAGACAAAGAGTAAAGCGTTGCATTGTGACATAACTTGTTTAAAGTGGAGATTTTCAGAGTTGTACCTCCCGCTTGTGCTTTCTCTTGATGAGTCGTGGTGCCATTTGATTCATTTCCGTCTTCATCTACagaacatttgtgtttttgtcatacGGCATTTCAAAAGTTTGAAATCAATACAATGGTTGACACTTACATTGCCTCTCTTCCTTCCTCCAGAAGTCTGTGGTGGTAAAGGCGACAAAAAAGGTGAttgcatatctttttttttttttaatctaaaaggACCCATAAAAGCAGCCCCAACATAATTTCAATGATTAATTGGCCACGAGCCTCAACTTTTTGGGGATATTGAGACTGTTTACCGTATTTTGCAGATGGCAAGTTACTCTGGAGTATAAGTAACACCAGTCAAAAAAAGTAtcatgaagaaggaaaaaaacataagtcgctccagaatACAAGTAAAATTCCCTAATTGAATTGATGACAGCAAACAAGTTCTGTTTGGTAGTACAGAAAAAGTTTTAGTTTTTACTTTCAACTGACTTACCTTAACTAGAACATATGTTGCATTATGGCcaattatttggggggggggggggagaactcaACAACTTTGAAGTTGAAGTTTCAAAACCGACTAAAACTTGTTTGCTGCTGTCAACAGGATTGGGGAAGTGGGATTTTAGGTGCCAGTCCAACAGCTACTTTTAATACATACCAATTGCACCTTAGTACAAGTCGAAGGATCAGCCAAACTATGTAATATGTCTGACTTTTGTAGTCTGAAAAATAGGGTatattaaaatgttgaaaagcgTTCCGCTTTATACTGACCTGCGTCCCACGGCATGAAGGCTAAAAATTGGGAAGGATAAAAATCAAAGGTTTGCACTCACCATATAAGAAGAATAAAGTCAAGTTGAATTTTAACTTCCATGCTTACCGTACCTTTTTGGAAGAACCACATCCCTATGTGAGATGAACAGATATTAGAATCTccgaaaacaacatttgaattaTGAATACATTTCCCCTATCAGAAATAATGGATCAAACTGTTGCCATGGAACCTTTAAGAACTAAATTATACAAGAGTTGATGACTGACATACAAGCATGCAGAAGGAGATGGCTAAAATAGTTACAAAGACCgtcaaagttaaaaataaataaataaataaaaatcacgatGGTAGCTTGAGCTCCACATTTTTCTTGTCTTACCCGTTCTACATTTGTGAATGAGCACCAGCACTACCACTACAGTCAAGAGACAGATGAAGACTGTCAGGCCCGTATTGACCTTCAGACCCGCTTCGCTTTCTGTTGAAACAAAAACGGTCcccctttattatttttttaaacgacacaATTAACTGCACACTGTGTTGTGTCAATTTACCAGTGAAGAACGGGCTGCGAGTAGACAAGCTGGATTTTATGCTGACTGGATTCTGCAGTTCGCACATGAACTCATCTGGGCTGAAAGTGTCCTGAGAGAGGAACGAAGGCACAAAGAGCCGAGTGACATGTTTATACAGCCCGAAAGTATCCGCAGACTTTCAATGATAACTTTAAAAGCAAGGGACCTGTaaaacttttgtttcatttgcatttcatcatttttatgttatgtgttgtgtttattattttactttatgttaactgttttgtaaagcgctttgttacagctgccgctgttgtgaaagcgctatataaatcagcatgtattgtattgtattgtatttcaaactttttttttttttgcctgccgaTTTAACATCCAGCATTTTGGCTGATATTTCAAGGCTCACAGAACTgtgttttatgaatgttttgtatataaacacagaaagaaaaaacaaaaagaaccttGTTCGATTTCAAAAGTCATTAGCAGTAAAACATGGGTTGGTTTCCACCCAAATCACCTactttgtatgaaaaacaagtttttgtGGTATTTCATGCACGACAGTGACTGATACTATTTGGCTTAAATGATGTCTTAAACACCTGAACAGTCATTTTCTTctctaaaacaacaacaaaaatgcacttttgatggcaaaataatgtATAGAAGACAATGAATCACCAGTATAACAATTTTACATCTGAAATCTGAAACTTTACCATGCTACTACATACCGTGGTATAGAGTAGTAGTATTCATTAGTGTGTGCGGATACCATGCAAGTGTGTGTATGCACGTACATGTCATCGCTTCAACTTCTAATGTAAATAATCTGTCAATCTTTTCTGACACTATTTACGACAATAAATTTAATATGACAAACACTTTGATCAATCAGAAGCAGCTTGTAAACATCACATTTCCAATGTTTTAGGAGCTTACACCATGCGGTGAAGACACACAATGAGCTCATCCTAATGAGATCCAATGCTGCCATCTGCGGGCcataggtctttttttttttcttctgttttactTTCCCAGTTTATGCTCAAACCAGAGCTGGCCGAGACTCTTCTTCACCC
Protein-coding sequences here:
- the LOC127595459 gene encoding carcinoembryonic antigen-related cell adhesion molecule 1-like isoform X2 codes for the protein MNGELTITGLTQNDSGTYTPEINFVSATQTHLAVILPVPQPTVLISCDDERTICTLTCAGKTTGAEPVTYTWKFGDSLETNSTMKHIIQKDTFSPDEFMCELQNPVSIKSSLSTRSPFFTESEAGLKVNTGLTVFICLLTVVVVLVLIHKCRTGMWFFQKAFMPWDADFWRKEERQYEDGNESNGTTTHQEKAQAGEETPMT